A region from the Cydia amplana chromosome 7, ilCydAmpl1.1, whole genome shotgun sequence genome encodes:
- the LOC134649877 gene encoding 3-oxoacyl-[acyl-carrier-protein] reductase FabG-like, which translates to MFTDKVVLITGASSGIGAETALEFAKLNASLVITGRNHENLSKIAKQCEANSPVKQQPLIVVADMNNENDIKTIIDESIKKFQKLDVLVNNAGMLESGTIETTSLAQYDRVMNTNVRSPYHLTTLAVPYLLQTKGNIVNVSSVTGLRSFPNVLAYCMSKSALDQFTRCVALELAPKGVRVNAVNPGVITTGLHKKGEGSMNDEQYEAFIKKCAETHALGRPGDAKEVASVIIFLASEGASNITGATLPVDGGRHAMCPR; encoded by the coding sequence ATGTTCACCGATAAAGTTGTCCTTATCACTGGCGCCAGTTCTGGGATCGGCGCCGAAACTGCTTTGGagtttgccaaattaaatgCATCTCTAGTAATAACTGGAAGGAACCATGAGAATCTGTCTAAAATTGCCAAACAATGCGAAGCCAATTCACCAGTTAAACAACAACCTCTCATAGTTGTAGCTGACATGAACAACGAGAATGATATCAAAACAATTATAGACGAATCTATCAAAAAGTTCCAGAAACTAGATGTTCTTGTGAATAATGCTGGTATGTTAGAATCGGGGACAATAGAGACAACTTCGTTGGCACAATATGACAGAGTCATGAACACGAACGTCCGCTCACCTTATCATCTTACGACATTAGCCGTGCCATATCTTTTGCAAACTAAAGGGAACATCGTGAACGTATCGAGCGTGACGGGTTTACGATCTTTCCCTAACGTGCTAGCCTACTGCATGTCGAAATCTGCTTTGGACCAGTTCACAAGATGTGTAGCTCTCGAGCTAGCTCCAAAAGGAGTCAGAGTTAATGCTGTTAACCCTGGAGTGATAACAACTGGCTTGCATAAGAAAGGAGAGGGCAGCATGAATGATGAGCAATATGAAGCGTTTATAAAGAAGTGCGCTGAAACGCACGCTTTGGGACGACCTGGAGATGCAAAGGAAGTAGCGTCAGTTATAATATTCTTGGCTAGCGAGGGTGCTAGCAACATTACTGGAGCCACTCTACCCGTTGATGGAGGACGCCATGCTATGTGTCCTCGTTAA
- the LOC134649623 gene encoding dnaJ homolog subfamily C member 8-like, producing the protein MSAHTGPVESFDEFYCEVKEIEKRDSVLTPKQQIDRLLRPGSTYFNLNPFEVLQLEPDTSLDEIKKKYRRLSILVHPDKNMDDSERAQQAFEIVNRAWKTLENDDTRKKCLDIYQEAKERTEHMIEQKKKKQRKESRQAEGIPEDDPVKFKHAVYVMTMKLFADMERKRQHLETRDQEERKRKREAEIEQEEQLTMEKEWAKNFEESRQNRVDSWKTFQSGSGGEKKKKKKNMMTFKPPKPKPESR; encoded by the exons ATGTCAGCTCACACGGGCCCTGTGGAGTCGTTTGATGAATTTTATTGCGAG GTGAAGGAGATAGAAAAGCGAGACTCGGTGTTGACACCAAAACAACAGATCGACAGGCTACTTCGCCCTGGCTCCACATATTTCAATCTGAACCCTTTTGAAGTGTTGCAGCTCGAACCCGACACATCGCTCGATGAGATCAAGAAGAAGTACCGCAGGCTGTCCATCCTCGTCCATCCGGACAAAAACATG GATGATTCGGAACGGGCACAACAGGCATTTGAGATAGTAAACAGAGCGTGGAAAACCCTAGAGAACGATGACACCAGGAAGAAGTGTTTGGACATCTATCAGGAGGCTAAGGAACGCACTGAACATATG ATAGagcagaaaaagaaaaaacagCGAAAGGAGTCTCGGCAAGCCGAGGGCATACCCGAAGATGATCCTGTCAAGTTCAAACATGCTGTTTATGTTATGACTATGAAG TTGTTTGCGGACATGGAGCGCAAGCGGCAGCACCTAGAGACCCGCGACCAGGAGGAGCGGAAACGGAAGCGGGAAGCGGAAATAGAACAGGAGGAACAACTCACCATGGAAAAGGAGTGGGCTAAGAATTTTGAG GAATCTCGACAAAACCGCGTGGACAGCTGGAAGACCTTCCAGTCCGGCAGCGGcggcgaaaaaaaaaaaaaaaagaaaaacatgaTGACCTTCAAGCCGCCCAAGCCCAAGCCGGAGAGCAGATAA
- the LOC134649878 gene encoding uncharacterized protein LOC134649878 — MLRSRILGLRRVVTAVPQVTIPRLTPARTYKVHQVCDAHMNELPIPCGPWKPWYDAKQNFYNKIFVGGVLWFLFSFAVMILTDSIWLNFSPPAYPGPPSDKVEDCEDEV, encoded by the exons ATGCTCAGATCGAGGATCTTGGGTCTTCGAAGGGTCGTAACTGCGGTTCCACAAGTTACTATTCCACGTTTGACTCCCGCTAGGACTTACAAAGTGCACC AGGTATGCGATGCGCACATGAACGAGCTGCCGATCCCGTGCGGGCCGTGGAAGCCCTGGTATGACGCCAAGCAAAACTTCTACAACAAAATCTTCGTAGGCGGAGTCCTGTG GTTTCTGTTCTCGTTCGCCGTGATGATTCTGACTGACAGCATTTGGTTGAACTTTTCCCCGCCCGCTTACCCCGGCCCGCCCAGCGACAAGGTCGAGGACTGCGAAGATGAAGTCTAA